The genomic interval GAAGGCTTTATCAGATCCATATATTTTCTCATCACTTTCGGCGTGTCCCTTTCATAATCAAAGGATACGGATATCAAGATGACCTTATCCTTTAACTCCTCACTTTCCGAAATTTCTTTATCCAAGAGCTTCATATAGTATGTGGCCATAGAACAGCCATATATGTCGTAGCAGTTAGTATATATAAAGCTGACAACAGCTATCTTGCCGTATTTAACGCTAAGTATATCCTTTTCCCTACCGTATATATCAAGGATCGCATGATTTTTTATACATTTTATCACAGGAAGGTCATACGTACCCGGTACGGGTGGTGTGAACTTCGGTATATATGGGGTGTATTCTTTCTCAAGAACTTTGTACATATCATAAACAGGTAGAGCTTTCTCTTCATCCCTGCTATTGCAAGAGTATAAAAAAAGGGAGAAGAGAATGGTAATAAGGAACATAAAAGATCAGAAGGAAGCTTTTGCTACACCGCTTCCTTTCGTAGATCTTACCAGTCCCTTATAGTACGCTTCTTGTCCAAAATTCATAAGGTGAGGTCTACCAAGCTTTTCCTTAGTGAAGTCAAGGGTAAAAAGAGGTTTTAGGTCTTTTCCGTCCCACTCATAAGCTTTTAATACTTGAGGTATGTTTGGTTTGTCCCAATTATAAAGAAGCGAAGTGGTAACATAGATCCTTTTACCATCCCAGGATTCTGACACCATATTTATCTGATCAGAGATTTTCTTTTCCAAGATCAATTTGGGCTTATGAGGGTTCTCAACATTGTAAACTCTCAAAATGCCATCGTAAGCACCAACAAATATGTACCTGTCATCAGAAGAAAGGCTTATATCAAGCGGTAGCGTTTGAAGCTCCTTACCTTTGGGACCTATCTTGGCTACGGATTTTGCTTTCCATTCACCATCTTTGTCCCTATATATCAACC from Hydrogenobacter sp. carries:
- a CDS encoding SCO family protein → MFLITILFSLFLYSCNSRDEEKALPVYDMYKVLEKEYTPYIPKFTPPVPGTYDLPVIKCIKNHAILDIYGREKDILSVKYGKIAVVSFIYTNCYDIYGCSMATYYMKLLDKEISESEELKDKVILISVSFDYERDTPKVMRKYMDLIKPSSNWYFFTTGGGKLLDDLLIDFGQRIQKIYDERGNWLGFRHTLKVYLLDEKTVSEIYTAQACCIIS